The following DNA comes from Salvia splendens isolate huo1 chromosome 17, SspV2, whole genome shotgun sequence.
ttattataaatattttatttataatcacatttatgtttttgtactatctttatattgtttttaattcttagtttctatatttcattaaaatttatattcattatttaaaaattatttgccCCGCGCATAGCACGGGGGTAAATACTAGTTTAATCAAACTTTAAGTGTCAAAATTTACCATTTATAACCAGTGCCCAAATTTAAGAAATagaatataatatttaatattttagaaTTGGGTAATAAATTGTACTCCTTCCATCCTGGATAATTTGtcctattttttcatttcgatcCGTCCtacataatttgtctcatttcactttttaccattttttatagtggacccatattccattaacttgtttctactcacattttattataaaattaatatataaaaatatgacacacattccactaactttttcagctcactttttattatatttataaaaactcGTGTCCAATTGAAATGAGACTAATTATGGGAGTACATCTGTATTTATTGTGATAATGAATGACGCTTTAAAACATAGAAAGTCGGTCGCGTCGACCCTCTACGTTTGTACGAAAACAAATTCCTCGAAAATAACTCGTTTCACACTATTAAACCTCAAAATTCAAGGCACACGACCAAAAACCCGCACGTGCGCTGTCTCCTCCTATTTCCCAtctctccatatatatatatatatatatacaattccCCAATATTTCCACAACCACACACAATATCAATCaatcaagagagagagagagatgggttGGTCCGAAGCCGAAATCATCTGCGCAAATCATCCAGACGAAATTCCACAGCCAGGAATCTGCCCCTCTTGTCTGAGAGAGAGGCTTTCTAGAATCATCGGTAAATATTCCACCAATTACGATAGCTTTATTCCGTCTTCGGCTTCTCCAGTTTATTACTACGCCTCTTCCTCCGCCGGATCTTCGCCGGGACGGGGACGCAGCGAGCGGCGGCACATGAGGGTGGTGTCGGATGTGATGGATTCGATTTACGTGGCGTTTGGCGGCGGCGGCACCGGATTGAAGAAGAGTAGGTCGATGGTGAATTATGCGGCGGCGAGAGACGGCGGCGTGAATGGTAATGTtaataagaagaaaaagaagaaaggtGGGTTTTGGAATAAGCTGTTGATGCGTTCAAGTGGAAAGAAATCTCTATTGTggtgatttattttttttcttttttattttaattgatgaatGGATTGGATGGAGCCGTTGAGCTCAATTTGTAGCATATATAGTTTCCGTTCAATAATATTTTGCTAGGGTTTTTGAGCTTTCTGTGGGAATGAAATCAAGAGTATAGTGGATTATATTGCTCTGTTTATTAGATGGAAAATAGTAACGATAAAAGTTGGGTAAAATTTTGTTCCTGTTGTGATTTTGTTTGATAAATAAATGAgatatgaataaaaaaaatagaacaaattaatatatatttttatatcaaaattaaGGTTAGATTAGAGCATTAGATTATTTTATGAGACAGATTTATAAGATCTTATATATAAGGGTAAATTATAGAATCAACTTTCTTAAATTATGGAATAATCGACGCTGATGTGAATTTATTTGATTAATATTGTAGTGGAATATTATGAATTTGATATGTTGTTAGAATATTGTtgaatgttcatactttttcaTACTTttatggacggatggagtatataagaTGGAGATTAAATATTAACGAACCAAACATGACGAGATAAATAGACATGTCATCTATGATAAGATTATTACTTGAATGTATTCACACTAAACACTTTTATCATTTAAGTTAAAAAATTTCTTGCACATAAAAATTGTTGAGGTTTGCAGCGGCGGAAGATagcaaaacaaacaaatttacaacttataATATATTTAGGTGAATATCTAGATCAATTCAATTCATTCTTTAAATCCTATGAAATGCATATTACGGATTCAGATCTTACtgtttgattctccaaagaatccaAAGAATAGTAGTTAGCTCACTAGA
Coding sequences within:
- the LOC121774282 gene encoding uncharacterized protein LOC121774282 — protein: MGWSEAEIICANHPDEIPQPGICPSCLRERLSRIIGKYSTNYDSFIPSSASPVYYYASSSAGSSPGRGRSERRHMRVVSDVMDSIYVAFGGGGTGLKKSRSMVNYAAARDGGVNGNVNKKKKKKGGFWNKLLMRSSGKKSLLW